A single genomic interval of Pyrus communis chromosome 5, drPyrComm1.1, whole genome shotgun sequence harbors:
- the LOC137735438 gene encoding 1-aminocyclopropane-1-carboxylate synthase 1-like, with the protein MASSASKNSLLLSKIATNEKHGENSPYFNGWKAYDQNPFHPTENPEGVIQMGLAENQLSFDLVEEWIRKNPKASFCTAEGVEKFRSVANFQDYHGFPEFRQAIATFMSKARGGRVTFDPDRVVMSGGATGANELVMFCLADPGDAFLIPSPYYPAFYRDLGWRTGVQIVPVDCDSSNNFKITKEAVEAAYEKAKNNNIKVKGLIITNPSNPLGTTLDKDTLESLVTFINQKNIHLVCDEIYAATVFSSPKYTCITEVIQDMDCNPNLVHIVYSLSKDMGFPGLRVGIVYSYNDDVVNIGRKMSSFGLVSSQTQHMLASMLSDEDFVEKFLATSSKRLAKRHGVFTKGLEEVGISYLKSNAGLFCWMDLRRLLKDQTLDGEMVLWRVIVNEVKLNVSPGSSFKCVEPGWFRVCFANMDDDTVEVALKRIRALVGQEKKAQEQAQVKSTKKRWQSNLRLSFSSSTRRFEQEGVSVKSPHMMSPHSPMPHTPFVRATT; encoded by the exons ATGGCATCATCTGCAAGTAAAAATAGCTTACTGCTATCGAAGATTGCAACCAATGAAAAACATGGTGAGAACTCGCCGTACTTCAACGGATGGAAGGCGTACGATCAAAACCCTTTTCACCCAACTGAAAACCCTGAGGGTGTAATCCAGATGGGCCTTGCAGAAAATCAG CTTTCCTTTGATTTGGTTGAAGAATGGATTAGGAAAAATCCCAAAGCCTCTTTTTGCACTGCTGAAGGAGTTGAGAAGTTCAGAAGCGTGGCCAATTTTCAAGATTACCATGGCTTCCCAGAGTTCAGACAg GCCATTGCTACGTTCATGTCGAAAGCAAGAGGTGGCAGAGTCACGTTTGATCCTGACCGCGTAGTGATGAGTGGCGGAGCCACCGGAGCAAACGAGCTAGTCATGTTCTGTCTGGCTGACCCCGGCGATGCTTTCCTTATCCCCTCACCGTACTATCCAGC ATTTTACCGAGACCTCGGATGGAGAACTGGAGTCCAAATTGTCCCAGTCGATTGTGATAGCTCCAACAATTTCAAAATAACCAAAGAAGCAGTGGAAGCTGCTTacgaaaaagccaaaaacaacaACATCAAAGTAAAGGGCTTGATCATAACAAACCCATCAAATCCATTGGGCACAACCCTTGACAAAGACACACTTGAAAGCCTTGTCACATTCATAAACCAAAAGAACATTCACTTGGTTTGTGATGAAATCTATGCAGCCACAGTCTTCAGTTCCCCAAAATACACATGCATCACCGAGGTCATACAAGACATGGATTGCAATCCCAACCTAGTCCACATTGTCTACAGTTTGTCCAAGGACATGGGGTTTCCCGGTTTGAGGGTCGGCATTGTTTACTCCTACAACGATGATGTGGTGAACATCGGGCGAAAAATGTCAAGTTTCGGGCTGGTCTCATCCCAAACACAACACATGCTCGCATCAATGCTATCGGATGAAGATTTTGTCGAGAAGTTCCTCGCGACAAGCTCAAAAAGGCTTGCGAAGAGGCACGGGGTCTTCACGAAGGGGCTTGAGGAAGTGGGAATTAGCTATTTGAAGAGCAATGCAGGCCTCTTCTGTTGGATGGACTTAAGGAGGCTGTTGAAAGATCAAACACTCGACGGAGAAATGGTGTTGTGGCGTGTGATTGTGAATGAAGTGAAGCTCAACGTTTCGCCTGGCTCTTCGTTTAAATGTGTGGAGCCTGGTTGGTTTAGGGTTTGCTTTGCCAACATGGATGATGACACTGTGGAAGTTGCACTCAAAAGGATTAGGGCACTTGTAGGGCAAGAAAAGAAAGCTCAAGAACAAGCACAAGTGAAAAGTACTAAGAAGCGTTGGCAGAGCAATCTAAGACTGAGCTTTTCATCGTCAACAAGAAGATTTGAGCAGGAAGGTGTTAGTGTTAAGTCACCACACATGATGTCTCCACATTCACCAATGCCTCACACGCCTTTCGTTCGAGCTACGACTTAA